A genomic window from Montipora capricornis isolate CH-2021 chromosome 8, ASM3666992v2, whole genome shotgun sequence includes:
- the LOC138013832 gene encoding uncharacterized protein, translated as MDKEEYLRLLRQASIADISKFTPIFPNRPKTRGRPPKHFHPLLHKEKELKAVLHQVLPEKLVESLSPKGSRLAHLYGLPKTPKPALGMRPILSVSGPYNYKLAKWLEEKLTLLSVQQYTIGDALGFPKEIRKHPVLEDDIVVLYDVTSLFTNVPVQETINILVDKAFSDNWFNSTYDLNLQKDQLSQLLRMASTDQFDGQLSEQCEGVAMGDPPLVLCWRTCLCAIWKKDYVTMI; from the coding sequence ATGGATAAAGAGGAATATCTCCGTCTTTTACGTCAAGCATCCATAGCTGATATATCAAAATTTACACCGATTTTTCCAAATCGTCCGAAAACTCGAGGCCGTCCACCCAAGCATTTTCACCCCCTTCTgcataaagaaaaagaattgaaaGCAGTTTTACATCAAGTTCTTCCTGAGAAACTGGTTGAATCGTTATCTCCCAAAGGTTCCCGACTAGCGCACTTGTATGGATTACCTAAAACTCCCAAGCCTGCTCTGGGTATGCGCCCAATTCTGTCAGTCTCAGGGCCATACAACTATAAGTTAGCTAAGTGGTTGGAGGAAAAGCTTACGCTTCTCTCGGTGCAACAATATACCATTGGTGATGCTCTTGGTTTCCCTAAAGAAATTCGCAAACATCCTGTCCTTGAAGACGATATAGTTGTTTTGTATGACGTAACGTCATTGTTTACAAATGTCCCAGTTCAGGAAACAATCAACATCCTAGTCGATAAAGCCTTCAGCGATAATTGGTTCAATTCAACGTATGATCTCAACTTACAGAAGGATCAGCTCTCTCAACTTCTCAGAATGGCATCCACGGATCAGTTTGATGGTCAACTTTCCGAACAGTGTGAAGGAGTTGCTATGGGGGACCCCCCCTTGGTCCTTTGTTGGCgaacgtgtttatgtgccatcTGGAAGAAAGACTATGTGACAATGATCTAA